In Sphingobacterium sp. PCS056, the following proteins share a genomic window:
- a CDS encoding N-acetylmuramoyl-L-alanine amidase — protein sequence MRKIVLLSQLLWLSCLCAQTPVIIQKPILWNAEREQLSLDYLKSRHGIVQQKAVIKPTMVVVHWTANNSVQATFNTFNPVLLPGRPELTKASPLNVSSQYVIDRDGTIYQFLPDTVFARHTIGLNYCAIGIENIGGDKYPLTEKQLLANEALIRQLKSKYPINFVIGHHEYKTFRNTKYWKETNSNYITSKSDPGDDFMIKLRRRLIDLNLLSL from the coding sequence TTATCCAAAAACCTATTCTTTGGAATGCAGAGCGGGAGCAGCTCTCTTTGGATTATCTTAAAAGTAGGCATGGTATTGTGCAGCAAAAGGCTGTGATCAAACCAACAATGGTCGTCGTGCATTGGACAGCAAATAATAGTGTACAAGCAACTTTTAATACGTTTAATCCCGTATTATTGCCTGGGAGGCCAGAATTGACTAAAGCAAGCCCGTTAAATGTTTCGTCGCAATATGTGATCGATAGAGATGGTACGATTTATCAATTTTTGCCTGATACTGTATTCGCTAGACATACCATTGGTTTGAATTATTGTGCGATCGGTATTGAAAATATTGGTGGTGATAAGTATCCACTTACCGAAAAGCAGCTGTTGGCGAATGAGGCGCTCATTAGGCAGTTAAAAAGCAAGTATCCAATAAATTTTGTAATTGGTCATCACGAATATAAGACCTTTCGTAATACAAAATATTGGAAAGAAACGAATTCAAATTATATCACTTCAAAGTCAGATCCTGGAGATGATTTTATGATCAAATTAAGGAGAAGGTTGATTGATTTGAATCTATTATCCTTATAA